From the genome of Dehalococcoidia bacterium, one region includes:
- a CDS encoding helix-turn-helix domain-containing protein has translation MAEAAAALSALGSVLRAAREAHGLSRAALAARAGCTRQYVEMLESGDRAHPRAAMLASLAAALALTEETRAGLFAAAGAAPPASAPVVSEPATALASAFARTQPYPALVLDPCWSLLDWNGLLPAAFEVYPARLPVESSNLLRLLCARELRSRVLNWDEAAPALVARFKRETRSLAHDPALQQTLRELRTLPGFASLYRSARADLDPAARLLGLQHRRFGPLWLAWLLAAFAQQREPRLLVFLPADRASAAALEQLRAEQGGRG, from the coding sequence GGGAGGCGCACGGACTGAGCCGTGCCGCGTTGGCCGCGCGGGCCGGCTGCACGCGCCAGTACGTCGAGATGCTGGAGAGCGGCGACCGCGCACACCCGCGTGCCGCGATGCTGGCCTCGCTGGCGGCGGCATTGGCGTTGACCGAGGAAACCCGCGCCGGTCTGTTCGCCGCCGCCGGTGCGGCGCCGCCGGCCTCCGCGCCGGTCGTCAGCGAGCCGGCCACCGCCCTGGCCTCGGCGTTCGCACGGACGCAGCCGTATCCGGCGCTGGTCCTCGACCCGTGCTGGAGCTTGCTGGACTGGAACGGGCTGCTGCCGGCGGCGTTTGAGGTCTACCCGGCGCGGCTGCCGGTCGAAAGCTCAAACCTGCTGCGCCTGCTCTGCGCGCGCGAGCTGCGGTCGCGCGTGCTCAACTGGGACGAGGCGGCGCCGGCGCTGGTGGCCCGCTTCAAGCGGGAGACACGCAGCCTCGCGCACGATCCCGCGCTGCAGCAGACGCTGCGCGAGCTGCGCACGCTGCCCGGCTTCGCCTCGCTCTACCGGTCGGCACGGGCAGATCTCGACCCGGCCGCGCGCCTCCTCGGTCTGCAGCACCGGCGCTTCGGCCCGCTCTGGCTGGCGTGGCTGCTGGCCGCGTTCGCGCAGCAGCGAGAGCCGCGCCTGCTGGTCTTTCTGCCCGCCGACCGCGCCAGCGCCGCCGCGCTCGAACAGTTGCGCGCCGAGCAGGGAGGAAGGGGCTGA
- a CDS encoding NAD(P)/FAD-dependent oxidoreductase, whose protein sequence is MARSRVLIVGAGFGGLNAAKRLRRLPVTVTLLDRHNYHTFTPLLYQVATAGLEPEEIAHAVRPILGRARNLRFRVTEVTGVDLDARTVRTSAGALDYDYLILAAGSTSNFFGIDTVRRQALGLKDIDEALALRNHVLRRFEEAAWEHDAARRAMLLTFVVVGGGPTGVEFAGALQELIRHTLRHDFPGQELAPARVILIEATESLLSAFKPRLRRYGLRALRKKGVEVRLNTAVESLDGALLRLRGGGEIRTGTVMWAAGVRAADLVAGVPAPKGKSGRIEVDGCLRLKDHPEVFCIGDMSIAGAGGEPLPMLAQVAIQGAASAADNIARDLRREPPRPFVYRDKGIMATIGRNAAVAQVGPLALTGFIAWLMWLALHIVILIGFRNRLLVLVNWSWNYLTYDRGVRLIIGRPGEPAAVEGTRRP, encoded by the coding sequence ATGGCGCGATCGCGGGTGCTGATCGTCGGCGCGGGCTTCGGCGGCCTGAACGCAGCCAAGCGGCTGCGCCGGCTGCCGGTTACCGTCACCTTGCTCGATCGGCACAACTATCACACCTTCACGCCGCTGCTCTACCAGGTCGCCACCGCGGGCCTGGAGCCAGAGGAGATCGCGCACGCCGTGCGGCCGATCCTGGGCCGCGCCCGCAACCTGCGCTTCCGTGTGACCGAGGTGACGGGCGTGGATCTCGACGCGAGGACGGTGCGGACCTCTGCCGGTGCGCTCGACTACGACTACCTGATCCTTGCCGCGGGCAGCACGAGCAACTTCTTCGGCATCGACACCGTGCGCCGGCAGGCGCTGGGGCTGAAGGACATCGACGAGGCCCTGGCGCTGCGCAACCACGTGCTGCGCCGCTTCGAAGAGGCCGCCTGGGAACACGATGCCGCGCGCCGCGCGATGCTGCTCACCTTCGTGGTGGTCGGCGGCGGGCCAACCGGCGTGGAGTTCGCCGGGGCGTTGCAAGAACTGATCCGCCACACGCTGCGCCACGACTTCCCCGGCCAGGAGCTGGCGCCGGCGCGCGTGATCCTGATCGAGGCGACGGAGAGCCTGCTCAGCGCCTTCAAGCCGCGACTGCGCCGCTACGGCCTGCGGGCGCTGCGCAAAAAGGGCGTCGAGGTGCGGCTGAACACCGCCGTGGAGAGCCTTGACGGAGCGCTGCTGCGGCTGCGCGGCGGCGGCGAGATCCGCACGGGCACGGTGATGTGGGCGGCCGGCGTGCGCGCCGCGGACCTCGTGGCCGGCGTGCCGGCGCCCAAAGGAAAGTCCGGCCGCATCGAAGTCGATGGCTGCCTGCGGTTGAAGGACCACCCCGAGGTCTTCTGCATCGGCGATATGTCGATCGCCGGCGCGGGTGGCGAGCCGCTGCCGATGCTGGCGCAGGTGGCGATACAGGGCGCCGCGAGCGCGGCGGACAACATCGCCCGCGACCTGCGCCGCGAGCCGCCGCGGCCGTTCGTGTACCGCGACAAGGGGATCATGGCCACGATCGGGCGCAACGCGGCCGTGGCACAGGTCGGCCCGCTCGCCCTCACCGGCTTCATCGCCTGGCTGATGTGGTTGGCGCTGCACATCGTGATCCTGATCGGCTTCCGCAATCGCCTGCTCGTGCTGGTGAACTGGAGCTGGAACTACCTGACCTACGATCGCGGCGTGCGCCTGATCATCGGCAGGCCGGGCGAGCCGGCGGCCGTCGAAGGCACACGGCGCCCCTGA